The genome window TACCGTGAAAGGATGCGCGCCGTCGCGATCGTCGCCCTGCTGCTCGCCCTCCCGCTCGCCGGCTGCCTGGAAATCGACCCCTCGCCCGCCGCGACGGACGCGGGCGACCCGGTGCCGTTCACGATCCTCGCCGAGGGTCCGCAGTCGGGCCACCGCGATCGGGTCGTGACGATGATCGACACGCCCGACGCGTGGGAGGCGTTCTGGGCGAAGCACGACACGACGGGCGCCGCGCCGCGGCCGGAGGTCGATTTCTCGCGCGTGCACGTCTCCGTCGTGGTGCTCGGCGAGAAGCCGAACGGCTGCCACGCGGTCACGATCACGGCCGTGACGCGCGACGACGAAACGGCGCGCGACGTGGTGCGCTACACCGAGGCGAAACCGGGCCCGGACGCCTTCTGCACGCAGGCGATCGTGTCGCCCTACAGCTTCGCGGCCTTCGAGCGCAAGCATCCCGTCGCTTTCCGCGGCGAGACCTCGACCGTGGGCGAACCCCCCGCGGACGAGCCGTCGTTCAGGGTCCTCGACCAGGGGTCGCAATCCGGCTTCCCCGACTCCACGAAGCGCGTCCTCGACGACGAGGCCGCGTGGGCCCAGTTCTGGGCGATGCACGCGCCGCGCCGAGAGCGCCCCGCGGTCGACTTCTCGAAGGAGCGCGTGGCGGTCGTCGTCCTCGGCGAACGCTCGAACGCCTGCTACGGCGCGAGCATCGAGGGCGTCGAGACGGACCCCGACACGGGCGCGACGGTCGTGCGCTACGTCGAGCACCGGCCGCCCGCGGGCCGCGCGTGCGCCGAGGTGATCACGAACCCGTTCGCGATCGTGGCGTTCACGCCGGCGACGGGCGGGGTGACGTTCGAGGGGCGCGTCGCGACGGGGTGATCCTCAGAGGCCGTCCACCGGCCCCGTCGTCGTGTGCGCGGCATCCGTGTACCACGGCACGAACCGCGTCACGAGCGTGACCGAGTTGCCGAACGCGCCGACCTGGTCGAGCACGTTCACGCGCGGGCCCTCCGCGCGGCCCCAGTAGTTGTACGTCGCGTTCACCTCGACCTCGATCGGGGCGCGGATCGCGTTGCGCGTGTTGCCGACGAAGTCGGTGAGGTGCACGTACACGGGGTCGCTCTGGACGCCCACGAGGGGCGCGCCCGGCTGCGTGATCGACGGGATCGTGAGGCTCGGGAGCGCGATGGCCGGGAGCACGCGGTCCACGTGGATGCCGTCGAAGTTGAACGAGACCTCGTCCTCCAGCATGTCGAGGAGGACGCCGCGGAAGCGGATGCCCGCGTCGAGGTTGCCGACGAAGCGGTCCTGGCGCGACGCCATGCTGCCGTAAAGGCGCAAGCCGTCGCCCGCGTTGCCTTCAAACGTGTTGCCGCGGAGGTTGAACGTGCCCGTGAGGATCGCGCCCGTCGCGCCGTTCTGCGAGACGGTGTTCCGGAGGAGCGTCGTGTCGCGCGAGAGGAGGAGGCCGTTCGCGCCCGACCGCAGGATGCGGTTGTCGTTGAACGTCACGGTGCCGTTGATCCACACGCCGACGTGCGCGGAATCCTCGACGGTGTTGTTGAGGTAGGCGCCGTGCGAGCACGCCTGGTTCATGTTCGCGCACGGGAGCGCGTCGAGGAGGCCGAACGCGTTGCCCGCGAGCGTGTTGTCGCGCACGATGGGCGCGGCGGCGACGAGGCGCACGCCCGCGCGGTGGTGGTCGTCGATCGCGTTTCCGCGAAGCGTTCCGTGGAAGGCGTTCGCGTACACGCCGTCCACGTTGTGGTGGATCGTGTTGTCGCGCGCGACGACATCCCAGGGCTTCTGGGTCGGCGCGCCGTCGAGGCGCAGGCCCACGCGGTTCGTGTGGACGTTGTTCCGCGCGATCTCGCCGATGACCGGCTTCTCGTACCAGATGGCGGTGTCCCAGTTCGAGAAGGTCGAGCCCGTGACGGCCATGTACGTGTCGCCGGAAACGTGCACGCCGTACGTGAACGAGGGGTCGATGTCCCAGTCGAGCGTCGAGTTCTTGACGCTCGCGACGCTGAGCGGCACAAGGTGCGGCACGGTCACCTGCTCGACGCGGACGCCGACGCGGTTGTTCACGAGGTGGCTTCCCTCGACGACGAGGTTGAACGTGTTGACCGCGCGCACGCCGATCACGTGGCCGCGGAAGGTGCTCGCGAGCACGCGCGCGGTGTCGACCTCGTAGAAGACGATGCCGCCGTCGAGCGTGAGCGAGCCGTAGTAGCCCGCGTTGAAGCCGGAGTCGCGCACCTGGCTCGCGACCGTGACGTTCGCGGCGCGGAACCAATAGACGCGGTCCGCGGGAACGATCGTGCCATCGACGTTCACGCCGTTCACCCAATTGCCCGAGAGGAACGGGATGTTCTGCCGCGCGGCGTACGGGATCGAGAGACCCCATGCGTTGTCCGTGAGCTGGTTGTTCGCGAGCGTCACGATGGTGGTCGTCTGGAGGTCGATGCCGCCCGCGTTCCTGCGGATCGTGTTCGCGTCGACGATGCCGCCGGTCGCGCCCTTGAGGACGACGGCCGTGCGCTCGTGGTCGTGGAGGTCGTTCGCGACGAGCTTCACGTTGTGGTTCGTGAGGTCGAAGCCCGTGATGCCGGCTTCGAGGAGGTTCGCGCGCGCGTCGAGCACGCCGTTCGAACCGAGGACGCCGGTGTTCGCGTCGAAGAGTCGCGAGGCGTGGAGCGTGAGCGACCCGCCGATCTGCTGGATGCCGGTTTCGGCCTTCTCCACGACGAGGTTGCGCGCGACGACCTGCGCGGGAGCGTCGAGCGTGACGGCGACCTTCGTGACGAGGGAGAAGAAGTCGCCGTCGAGCGTCGCGCGGTCCACGTGGTCGAGGACGAAGCCGTTCGCGACGGTGTGGACGCCGTTCTCGAAGAAGGCGGGCGAGGCGAGGTAAGCGCGCGCGCCCGTGTCGAGGTTGTAGAGGAGGTTGCGCTCGAGGCGCGCGTTCGACGCGACGAGCGAGACGCCCGTGCCGGCGGGCGTCGGCTTCGCCGTGCCGACGATGGTGTTCGCGACGAGCTGCGGGTCCTCGTTCTGGACGGTGATGCCGGTCGCGCGGTGGTAGACGTAGTTGTTGTGCACGAGCCCGCAGCCGCGGTTCTCGACGAGCCGGATGCCGGAACCCGTGGAGGCCGAGGCGTCGACGAGGTTGCCCTCGATGCGGTACGCGAGCGTCGTCGCGCGGATCTCGATCGCGGTCTGGCCGTTTCCGGGCGCGATGTGCCAGCCGGAGATGAC of Candidatus Thermoplasmatota archaeon contains these proteins:
- a CDS encoding protease complex subunit PrcB family protein, whose product is MRAVAIVALLLALPLAGCLEIDPSPAATDAGDPVPFTILAEGPQSGHRDRVVTMIDTPDAWEAFWAKHDTTGAAPRPEVDFSRVHVSVVVLGEKPNGCHAVTITAVTRDDETARDVVRYTEAKPGPDAFCTQAIVSPYSFAAFERKHPVAFRGETSTVGEPPADEPSFRVLDQGSQSGFPDSTKRVLDDEAAWAQFWAMHAPRRERPAVDFSKERVAVVVLGERSNACYGASIEGVETDPDTGATVVRYVEHRPPAGRACAEVITNPFAIVAFTPATGGVTFEGRVATG
- a CDS encoding right-handed parallel beta-helix repeat-containing protein encodes the protein PGPGPYTVRGPILITSNAMFTAANGVRSGSGTCADPFVISGWHIAPGNGQTAIEIRATTLAYRIEGNLVDASASTGSGIRLVENRGCGLVHNNYVYHRATGITVQNEDPQLVANTIVGTAKPTPAGTGVSLVASNARLERNLLYNLDTGARAYLASPAFFENGVHTVANGFVLDHVDRATLDGDFFSLVTKVAVTLDAPAQVVARNLVVEKAETGIQQIGGSLTLHASRLFDANTGVLGSNGVLDARANLLEAGITGFDLTNHNVKLVANDLHDHERTAVVLKGATGGIVDANTIRRNAGGIDLQTTTIVTLANNQLTDNAWGLSIPYAARQNIPFLSGNWVNGVNVDGTIVPADRVYWFRAANVTVASQVRDSGFNAGYYGSLTLDGGIVFYEVDTARVLASTFRGHVIGVRAVNTFNLVVEGSHLVNNRVGVRVEQVTVPHLVPLSVASVKNSTLDWDIDPSFTYGVHVSGDTYMAVTGSTFSNWDTAIWYEKPVIGEIARNNVHTNRVGLRLDGAPTQKPWDVVARDNTIHHNVDGVYANAFHGTLRGNAIDDHHRAGVRLVAAAPIVRDNTLAGNAFGLLDALPCANMNQACSHGAYLNNTVEDSAHVGVWINGTVTFNDNRILRSGANGLLLSRDTTLLRNTVSQNGATGAILTGTFNLRGNTFEGNAGDGLRLYGSMASRQDRFVGNLDAGIRFRGVLLDMLEDEVSFNFDGIHVDRVLPAIALPSLTIPSITQPGAPLVGVQSDPVYVHLTDFVGNTRNAIRAPIEVEVNATYNYWGRAEGPRVNVLDQVGAFGNSVTLVTRFVPWYTDAAHTTTGPVDGL